One Pseudomonadota bacterium DNA segment encodes these proteins:
- a CDS encoding PIN domain nuclease yields MDRVIVDTSAWIESFRPRGNEKIRNTVQRLLKDTIILMPGIIRVELLRGTKNKKEYKMLSELLSGLEYLPVNDSFWEKVARFSFDVFKAGITIPLTDTYIALLAMENQAALIHHDRHFDLVAKKFPLSIPGKEGVDP; encoded by the coding sequence ATGGATAGAGTGATCGTTGACACCTCAGCCTGGATTGAGTCCTTTCGTCCACGGGGAAACGAAAAAATCCGCAATACCGTACAAAGGCTGTTAAAGGATACAATTATCCTGATGCCGGGAATTATCAGGGTTGAACTCCTGCGAGGAACCAAAAATAAAAAAGAATATAAAATGCTGTCTGAGCTGTTAAGTGGGCTGGAATACCTGCCTGTGAACGATTCATTCTGGGAAAAGGTGGCACGGTTTTCGTTTGATGTCTTCAAGGCAGGAATCACCATCCCCTTGACTGATACCTATATCGCCCTCCTGGCCATGGAAAACCAGGCTGCACTCATTCACCACGACCGCCACTTCGATCTCGTGGCAAAAAAATTCCCCTTGTCCATTCCCGGGAAAGAAGGTGTCGATCCCTGA